In Aspergillus oryzae RIB40 DNA, chromosome 6, one genomic interval encodes:
- a CDS encoding uncharacterized protein (predicted protein), whose translation MSSLVIGTAPEGLDLSADRIAQNDGTVAAVMAIATVFVGLRFWARTTNKSANLAYDDWFVLVALVSSPPATYLKVPLKLTKSVLRRRIWDRQTYMGGGGK comes from the exons ATGTCAAGCCTTGTCATCGGCACTGCGCCGGAGGGTCTGGACTTGTCCGCCGACAGGATCGCACAGAATGACGGCACGGTTGCTGCTGTGATGGCAATTGCCACAGTTTTCGTGGGTTTGCGATTCTGGGCCCGGACAACGAATAAAAGTGCCAATTTAGCATATGATGACTGGTTTGTTTTGGTGGCATTG GTATCATCACCGCCAGCTACCTACTTAAAAGTCCCGTTGAAACTAACAAAGAGTGTTCTCAGGAGGCGCATATGGGACAGGCAAACATATatgggtggtggaggcaaATGA
- a CDS encoding uncharacterized protein (predicted protein), translating to MVGQKSRNTWQNVPRSELFTAQCAALLKSLDAGHNITKLTRSFNVVCFTIYWTQYRFQNQNSLESGARISYTVLITGSLYNVSKLTVQQIPRKYYIKTKRKIALDTDSAKKNYYKFVCTWLYFNNSNNIIFSDEFLVQRNSVILFNRYSSGMRFQQNHTTIYIFRQILEWLLYLPDLNSIENLWYLFKKKLKELYPELFQNGVSEIDIERFRQSIQTVWDSLD from the exons ATGGTGGGTCAAAAGTCTCGCAACACTTGGCAGAACGT GCCTAGATCTGAATTATTTACTGCGCAATGCGCTGCTTTGCTTAAAAGCCTAGATGCAGGACACAATATTACTAAACTTACCCGGAGTTTTAATGTTGTGTGTTTTACTATCTACTGGACACAATATCGCTTTCAAAACCAGAATAGTCTAGAATCAGGTGCTCG AATTAGCTATACTGTGCTGATTACTGGGAGCCTTTATAATGTCTCTAAATTGACTGTACAACAAATTCCGCGCaaatattatattaaaac gaaaaggaaaattgcTTTAGATACCGATTCAgctaaaaaaaattattataaatttGTGTGTACGTGGCTGTATTTTAATAATTCAAACAATATTATATTTTCGGACGAATTCTTAGTCCAGCGGAACTCAGTAATTCTATTTAATAGATATTCT TCGGGAATGAGATTTCAGCAAAATCATACTacaatctatatatttaggCAG attCTAGAATGGCTGCTCTACTTGCCTGATTTAAATTCTATTGAAAATCTTTGGTATTTGTTTAAAAAGAAGCTAAAGGAGCTCTATCCTGAGCTCTTTCAAAATGGGGTATcagaaatagatatagagCGTTTTAGGCAGTCTATTCAGACAGTGTGGGATAGTCTTGATTAG
- a CDS encoding uncharacterized protein (predicted protein) — MSLMVNVQIIFAYVVLYSTTVPMVKLSVLLLYRRIFRLTWTLYFCGFLSIGYAISVSTTISVACVPSSFFWTQWVYPLSGGYCRINLYQFYLWNGVANLFTDVIILCLPMPIVWSLQMPKGQKWAISGIFLLGGFVCVATIVRICAITKMKDSVDITWVIGDAMIWSNVEPCIGIVSACLPTLRPLLRQIPQLRLWGMFGSSGLSRDYKMTGEGTSGISGTPLQSTGNRSGYRASNGRASTHPREEGVIPSNGSTASGQELNAMQIRVKQNFDWREENP, encoded by the exons ATGAGTCTAATGGTGAATGTACAGATTATCTTCGCCTACGTTGTCCTGTATTCCACGACAGTGCCCATGGTCAAATTATCCGTGCTTCTTCTCTATCGCCGCATTTTCCGCTTGACTTGGACGTTATATTTCTGCGGATTTCTCTCGATCGGATATGCTATCTCAGTCTCTACCACCATCTCGGTCGCCTGCGTCCcgtcatctttcttctggactCAATGGGTATATCCTTTGAGCGGAGGTTATTGTCGCATCAATCTCTACCAATTCTATTTGTGGAACGGTGTCGCCAACTTGTTCACTGATGTCATCATTCTATGCCTGCCCATGCCGATCGTATGGAGCCTGCAGATGCCCAAGGGTCAGAAATGGGCCATTAGCGGTatcttcttgctcggtgGATT CGTCTGCGTAGCCACAATTGTCCGCATCTGCGCCATCACCAAAATGAAAGACTCCGTCGACATCACATGGGTAATCGGCGACGCCATGATCTGGTCCAACGTCGAACCCTGCATCGGTATCGTCAGCGCCTGTCTCCCGACGCTTCGGCCACTCTTGCGTCAGATCCCTCAGCTCAGACTCTGGGGCATGTTCGGCAGCAGTGGGCTCTCGAGGGACTATAAAATGACCGGCGAGGGCACTTCGGGCATTTCGGGCACGCCGCTGCAGAGTACCGGGAACCGATCCGGCTATCGGGCCTCGAATG GACGTGCTAGTACTCATCCAAGAGAGGAAGGCGTGATCCCGTCGAATGGCTCTACTGCTTCCGGTCAGGAGCTGAATGCTATGCAGATTAGGGTGAAGCAGAACTTTGACTGGAGGGAGGAGAATCCATGA
- a CDS encoding uncharacterized protein (predicted protein), with the protein MYYLKIIFAALTVTTAIAHPGPDQPVPHAEIQRRNELAKKCASQAANFNQRRISKRALQKRWEGSGHNVTYEITTGAPYYETIQNDTCVLSPEVTRGPYVWPRSQTLRQDMSEDQPGVPLWLDVGVLDMATCEPLPNVLLDFWHCNATGSYSSFTHLSPNIEFRELLTEKNLTDYAIGVTDLHTDDTTFLRGMWPTDENGVMEIKTIFPAVSQKIMGLEPYVFHTEIDRITNAQDAIYQNGTKGGFNPVVSIVPADGKDISKGMIGYITMGVDTAAIETFEYDH; encoded by the exons ATGTACTACCTAAAGATTATATTTGCTGCTTTGACAGTGACGACTGCGATTGCTCACCCTGGCCCTGATCAGCCTGTGCCTCATGCCGAAATCCAACGGCGTAATGAGCTAGCCAAGAAATGTGCCAGCCAAGCTGCAAATTTCAATCAACGCCGCATTTCGAAGAGAGCATTACAGAAGCGCTGGGAGGGATCGGGTCACAATGTGACATATGAGATCACTACAGGTGCCCCTTACTACGAGACTATCCAGAACGATACCTGCGTCCTCTCTCCCGAGGTAACCCGTGGTCCCTATGTGTGGCCGCGTTCGCAGACTCTACGTCAAGACATGTCGGAGGACCAACCAGGCGTGCCATTGTGGCTTGACGTAGGAGTACTCGATATGGCGACATGCGAACCCCTGCCGAACGTCCTTCTCGACTTCTGGCATTGTAACGCAACTGGCTCTTATTCCTCGTTCACGCATCTTTCACCAAATATCGAGTTCAGAGAGCTTCTAACTGAAAAGAATCTCACTGACTATGCAATTGGCGTCACCGATCTTCATACAGATGATACCACCTTCTTGCGTGGAATGTGGCCCACTGATGAGAATGGAGTTATGGAGATAAAGACTATCTTTCCCG CGGTTTCGCAGAAGATTATGGGCTTGGAGCCTTATGTGTTTCACACGGAAATTGATCGTATCACCAATGCGCAAGATGCCATTTATCAGAATGGTACCAAAGGAGGGTTCAATCCCGTTGTATCGATCGTTCCTGCAGATGGTAAAGATATTTCCAAGGGGATGATTGGATACATCACCATGGGCGTCGACACGGCCGCGATTGAGACATTTGAGTATGATCATTAG